From the Rhinatrema bivittatum chromosome 3, aRhiBiv1.1, whole genome shotgun sequence genome, one window contains:
- the GPR6 gene encoding G-protein coupled receptor 6 translates to MNESLIRNETRAPLPWIQASDGNFSLELSSLMPLFAINPWDIMLCISGTIIACENAIVVAIICYTPTLRTPMFVLIGSLATADLLAGVGLILNFVFQYVIQSETISLITVGFLVASFTASVSSLLAITVDRYLSLYKALTYYSEKTILWIHLMLIVTWGVSICLGLLPVLGWNCLEDNESCSIVRPLTKSNVALLSASFFIIFILMLHLYIKICQIVCRHAHQIALQQHFLTASHYVATKKGVSTLAIILGTFGASWLPFAIYCVVGDYDYPSVYTYATLLPATYNSMINPIIYAYRNQEIQRSMWVLFCGCFQSKVAFRSRSPSDV, encoded by the coding sequence ATGAATGAAAGCCTAATTCGGAACGAAACGAGGGCTCCTCTTCCCTGGATTCAAGCGAGTGATGGCAACTTCTCCTTGGAGCTGTCCTCCCTGATGCCCCTCTTCGCCATCAACCCTTGGGACATCATGCTCTGCATCTCGGGTACTATCATCGCCTGCGAGAATGCCATCGTAGTGGCCATTATTTGCTACACGCCAACCCTCAGGACTCCCATGTTCGTGCTGATCGGGAGCCTGGCGACCGCCGACCTCCTGGCAGGCGTGGGCTTAATCCTGAATTTTGTTTTCCAGTACGTGATTCAGTCCGAGACCATCAGCCTCATCACGGTCGGCTTTTTGGTGGCTTCTTTCACGGCCTCTGTCAGCAGCCTGTTGGCCATCACGGTGGACCGCTACCTCTCCCTCTACAAAGCATTGACTTACTACTCCGAGAAGACCATCCTCTGGATCCATCTGATGCTGATAGTCACTTGGGGGGTGTCTATCTGTCTGGGCCTCCTGCCTGTACTAGGCTGGAACTGCCTAGAGGACAACGAGTCCTGCAGCATTGTCAGGCCCTTGACGAAAAGTAACGTGGCTTTGCTATCTGCCTCTTTCTTCATCATTTTCATCCTGATGCTCCATTTGTACATCAAAATTTGCCAGATAGTCTGCAGGCATGCACACCAGATAGCTCTGCAGCAGCACTTCTTGACAGCCTCCCACTATGTAGCTACCAAAAAGGGGGTCTCCACTCTGGCTATCATCCTTGGGACCTTTGGGGCAAGCTGGTTACCTTTTGCCATCTACTGTGTGGTGGGGGACTACGACTACCCTTCCGTGTACACTTACGCCACGCTCCTACCTGCTACCTATAACTCTATGATCAACCCTATCATTTACGCCTACAGGAATCAGGAAATCCAGAGGTCCATGTGGGTTCTTTTCTGTGGCTGTTTCCAGTCCAAAGTGGCCTTTCGCTCCAGATCCCCCAGCGATGTCTAG